The Candidatus Zixiibacteriota bacterium genome has a segment encoding these proteins:
- a CDS encoding lysylphosphatidylglycerol synthase transmembrane domain-containing protein, producing the protein MTGSRKRVISIAVGILISVALLYAVFHKISIRELVAVLQRVNYWWLLPNMMLVILSLYQRAYRWQFMLEPIKRVSYSALLASTCIGFMANNVLPLRLGEFVRAYSLSRQDADISKSASLATIFVERMVFDLMALLAILGGVFAVSSLPVTDSELSMSLEKGTYVAVAVAVFGLAFVLYLATRPQQAGMLVVRTMFFLPGGVKQRIQDVVMRFSRGLEFMTDQTAVFWVATHTLLIWLVYGLSNYFVFQAFGFDLHLAASFVLLVIVSISILIPSSPGFVGVYHAGVAVTLKLYGVPTEQAGAFALVLHAAQYIPVTALGFYFLKTRHLSLKRLEAEAVEPV; encoded by the coding sequence ATGACCGGCAGTCGGAAACGAGTGATCTCGATCGCCGTCGGCATCCTCATCTCGGTGGCCCTGCTGTATGCGGTATTTCATAAAATCAGCATACGGGAACTCGTGGCCGTGCTGCAACGAGTGAACTACTGGTGGCTGCTGCCGAACATGATGCTGGTGATTCTTTCCCTGTACCAGCGGGCGTACCGCTGGCAGTTCATGCTGGAACCGATCAAGCGCGTTTCCTATTCAGCGCTGCTGGCGTCGACTTGTATCGGCTTTATGGCCAACAACGTCCTCCCGCTTCGGCTGGGTGAGTTTGTGCGGGCCTACTCGCTGTCGCGGCAGGACGCCGATATCAGCAAGTCGGCGTCGCTGGCGACTATTTTCGTAGAGCGTATGGTGTTTGATCTTATGGCCCTGCTGGCCATTCTCGGCGGCGTGTTTGCCGTCTCGTCACTGCCCGTGACCGACTCCGAACTCAGCATGAGTCTGGAGAAAGGGACGTACGTCGCGGTTGCAGTCGCGGTGTTCGGGTTGGCGTTCGTCCTGTATCTCGCCACCCGGCCGCAGCAGGCGGGTATGCTGGTCGTACGCACGATGTTTTTCCTGCCGGGGGGCGTGAAGCAGCGCATTCAGGACGTGGTGATGCGCTTTTCACGCGGACTGGAGTTCATGACCGATCAGACCGCCGTCTTCTGGGTCGCGACACACACCCTGCTTATCTGGCTTGTGTACGGGCTGTCCAACTATTTCGTATTCCAGGCGTTCGGATTCGACCTTCACCTTGCTGCCTCATTTGTACTGCTGGTGATCGTGTCTATTTCCATACTCATACCGTCATCTCCCGGTTTTGTCGGCGTCTACCACGCCGGTGTGGCCGTCACACTCAAGCTGTACGGTGTGCCGACCGAACAGGCCGGTGCGTTCGCCCTGGTGCTGCATGCGGCGCAGTACATCCCGGTGACCGCGCTCGGGTTCTACTTCCTCAAAACGCGGCATCTCTCTCTGAAACGGCTCGAAGCCGAGGCGGTCGAGCCGGTATAA
- a CDS encoding rhodanese-like domain-containing protein: protein MGLRQATSIFILAAILGLGINLVSPNAVDFIGKYRDISSGDGPIVPPSAMEGDPPFIDINVAQMEHAAGDVVFVDAREPYEFACGTIPGSINIPFDYLPAENLPAYLDSALGFVDKDTPIIVFCSGEECDLSLHLARNMQEFGYTRPSIFFGGAREWATFGFDLEVHPECEN from the coding sequence ATGGGACTGAGACAGGCAACCTCGATTTTCATCCTCGCGGCGATCCTGGGACTCGGAATCAATCTCGTTTCCCCGAACGCCGTCGATTTCATCGGTAAATACCGGGATATTTCATCCGGCGACGGTCCCATTGTCCCGCCCTCGGCGATGGAAGGCGATCCGCCGTTTATCGATATCAACGTGGCCCAGATGGAGCATGCCGCCGGCGATGTCGTTTTTGTCGACGCCCGCGAACCCTATGAATTCGCCTGCGGCACCATTCCCGGATCGATCAACATTCCCTTCGATTACCTGCCCGCCGAGAATCTCCCGGCCTACCTGGACTCGGCTTTGGGCTTTGTCGACAAAGACACACCCATCATCGTCTTCTGTTCGGGCGAGGAATGCGATCTGTCTTTGCATCTCGCGCGCAACATGCAGGAATTCGGCTACACCCGCCCGTCGATCTTCTTCGGCGGCGCCCGCGAATGGGCGACGTTCGGCTTTGACCTTGAGGTTCATCCGGAATGCGAAAACTGA
- a CDS encoding MauE/DoxX family redox-associated membrane protein — MRKLIDNDYLTMFSRLLVGGVFIYASIYKIIEPASFAKSIWYYHLMPGYLINLLALVLPWIEFVAGVFLILGVLYRGAALWMNVLLVVFVIALSTTIARGIDIDCGCFKTARSATESAWTSVVRNLVLLVFAVQMYVSRSQRWRLMKDARPTERLSA, encoded by the coding sequence ATGCGAAAACTGATCGATAACGACTACCTGACGATGTTTTCGCGGCTGCTGGTCGGCGGCGTATTCATCTACGCCTCCATCTACAAGATTATCGAGCCGGCGTCGTTCGCCAAATCGATCTGGTACTATCATCTCATGCCCGGCTACCTGATAAACCTGCTGGCCCTCGTGCTTCCGTGGATCGAGTTTGTCGCCGGGGTATTTCTCATCCTCGGTGTGCTGTATCGCGGCGCCGCGCTCTGGATGAACGTCCTGCTCGTCGTGTTCGTGATCGCCCTGTCAACGACTATCGCCCGAGGAATCGATATCGACTGCGGTTGTTTCAAAACCGCCCGATCGGCGACCGAATCCGCGTGGACATCGGTCGTACGCAATCTCGTGCTTCTGGTGTTTGCCGTGCAGATGTATGTCAGCCGCTCGCAACGCTGGCGGCTGATGAAGGACGCCCGGCCTACCGAACGATTGTCGGCGTGA
- the pilO gene encoding type 4a pilus biogenesis protein PilO, whose protein sequence is MSNRMFAYYAAAVGLTLAWFFFAYRPLVVRLAESQSAADRLEQRLEDYRATARELPMLLERQKELQQSKQMLESRLYAKADILSLIGDVKSLAAASGLKVYDITPSMEELLQLNRRARSTEPLFLELAVTVDGRFVDFGAYVASLEEQVFFRGITRCSAHAGKNPGDRIRCTIGFRALLGSTEGPA, encoded by the coding sequence GTGAGCAATCGCATGTTCGCTTATTACGCAGCGGCGGTCGGCCTGACTCTGGCCTGGTTTTTCTTTGCGTACCGTCCGCTGGTGGTGCGACTCGCAGAGTCACAGAGCGCGGCCGACCGGCTCGAGCAGCGGCTGGAGGACTATCGGGCGACCGCTCGCGAGCTTCCGATGCTGCTCGAACGACAGAAGGAATTGCAGCAGTCCAAGCAGATGTTGGAGTCGAGGCTGTACGCCAAGGCTGACATACTGTCGTTGATCGGCGACGTCAAGTCGCTTGCCGCCGCATCAGGACTGAAAGTCTATGACATTACTCCTTCGATGGAGGAGTTGCTGCAGCTGAACAGGCGGGCGCGGTCGACGGAACCGCTGTTTCTGGAGCTGGCCGTCACGGTCGATGGGCGGTTTGTCGATTTCGGCGCGTATGTCGCGTCATTGGAAGAGCAGGTGTTTTTCCGGGGAATCACCCGGTGCTCGGCTCACGCGGGGAAAAACCCGGGTGATCGGATTCGCTGCACGATTGGTTTCCGCGCGCTGCTCGGCAGCACGGAGGGACCGGCATGA
- the pilM gene encoding pilus assembly protein PilM, translating into MRLFNVSVRPRTEPVQGTGSESEDPAPVVSHETVERPCRPRRVHAHGRWLSFAITPDSVEMSAARRSGRKTKLIEIRKIYTTANLVTRESRVDFICHTIEDFVNEFGGRRPRVSLVINGPETALRTLELPALSGSKLASAVTFEARKRLPFPIHDCYYDYRIIARMKRAGKEYVRVQLLAATRRLVDELLEYFSRLGLRVSQTYVAYDAIGQLLSALPEYRPDSNFALINVERTGTHISYYRGGDLEFYHIASLGSSSLAGRTDEGRFRDFADLLAREIQNSLDYYTGQYATHFTNRVYVYGDLAYTDELVRLLRDQFGFEFLVFPNENLRNVHFDANRVSSSPAVCLQTAAASACPVLLPNLLPSRQLTVLRARLQHRLALAALVVLGVSLGATSWLQFRSIGRQELRSAQIQTEVTAFERSDMFSSYHIAKQLVATNRSYIDKIHQEPSYLGLNFKELSRLTPEGVLLRQLEYSPTASGRDLVLMGVVSSPDLPPELILAEYVERLNNSPWYVDVTVDRHVKRAAKETFELEFTLSMRGLS; encoded by the coding sequence ATGCGATTGTTCAACGTGAGCGTGCGCCCTCGGACGGAACCCGTACAAGGGACCGGCTCGGAGTCCGAGGATCCGGCCCCGGTCGTCTCGCACGAGACAGTGGAGCGGCCGTGTCGACCGCGTCGCGTGCATGCACACGGCCGCTGGCTCTCGTTTGCGATCACCCCCGATTCGGTCGAGATGTCTGCGGCGCGTCGCAGCGGCCGTAAGACGAAACTGATTGAAATCCGCAAGATTTACACGACCGCCAATCTCGTGACGCGCGAGTCACGGGTTGACTTCATCTGCCACACAATCGAAGACTTCGTCAACGAGTTCGGTGGCCGCAGGCCCCGCGTTTCGCTGGTTATCAACGGACCCGAGACCGCCTTACGGACTCTCGAACTGCCCGCCCTCTCCGGGAGCAAGCTGGCGTCGGCCGTGACGTTCGAGGCGCGCAAGCGTCTGCCGTTCCCGATCCACGACTGTTATTACGACTATCGAATTATCGCCCGGATGAAGCGCGCCGGTAAGGAATACGTGCGGGTCCAGTTGCTGGCGGCAACCCGACGGCTTGTCGACGAACTCCTCGAATACTTCAGCCGGCTGGGGCTTCGGGTCAGTCAGACCTACGTGGCGTACGACGCCATCGGCCAATTGCTGTCCGCCCTGCCGGAGTACCGGCCGGACAGCAACTTCGCGCTGATCAACGTGGAACGCACCGGGACGCACATCTCGTACTACCGGGGTGGGGATCTCGAGTTTTACCACATCGCGTCGCTGGGGTCCTCGTCGCTGGCGGGGCGAACGGACGAAGGCCGTTTCCGGGACTTCGCCGATCTGCTCGCGCGCGAGATCCAGAACTCGCTGGACTACTACACAGGTCAATACGCCACGCACTTCACGAACCGCGTGTATGTCTACGGCGATCTGGCGTATACGGACGAACTGGTCCGGTTGCTGCGCGATCAGTTCGGATTCGAATTCCTCGTCTTCCCCAACGAAAACCTTCGCAACGTCCACTTCGACGCAAACCGCGTGTCATCGTCCCCGGCCGTGTGCCTGCAGACGGCCGCGGCTTCAGCCTGCCCGGTCCTGCTGCCGAATCTGCTTCCGTCGCGGCAGCTCACCGTCCTGCGGGCGCGACTACAGCACCGGCTCGCGCTGGCGGCACTGGTGGTACTGGGCGTGTCACTCGGCGCCACCTCATGGTTGCAGTTTCGAAGCATCGGCAGGCAGGAACTGCGGAGCGCCCAGATCCAGACCGAGGTCACGGCATTCGAGCGATCCGATATGTTCAGCAGCTATCATATCGCCAAACAGCTTGTGGCCACAAACCGGTCGTACATAGATAAAATCCACCAGGAACCGAGTTATCTCGGATTGAACTTCAAAGAGCTGTCACGACTGACTCCCGAGGGAGTGCTGTTGCGGCAGCTGGAATACTCGCCGACCGCCAGCGGACGCGATCTCGTGCTCATGGGCGTGGTCTCCTCCCCCGACCTGCCCCCTGAGCTCATACTGGCGGAATACGTGGAGCGCCTGAACAACTCCCCGTGGTATGTCGACGTTACTGTCGACCGTCACGTCAAGCGAGCGGCAAAAGAGACCTTCGAACTGGAATTCACCCTGAGCATGCGGGGGCTGTCGTGA
- a CDS encoding prepilin-type N-terminal cleavage/methylation domain-containing protein, translating to MKTVTRLSRRLNRTGFTLVELVIIIVTLGILAAVAVPRFADVAEGSRQTATRDELNKLKRAIIGDPSAVAGGEHVDRGFEGDVGYPPSSLHDLVRKPDSVAAYDRLTRLGWNGPYIDSAENKYLTDAWGNAYGYDPAARRIVSGGPGNGDSIVVTF from the coding sequence ATGAAAACCGTGACGCGCCTCTCCCGACGGCTAAACAGGACCGGCTTCACGCTCGTGGAGCTGGTCATCATTATCGTGACCCTCGGCATTCTCGCCGCCGTGGCGGTGCCGCGGTTTGCCGACGTGGCGGAGGGATCGAGGCAAACGGCCACCCGGGACGAGTTGAACAAGCTCAAGAGGGCGATTATCGGAGATCCGTCGGCTGTCGCCGGGGGCGAGCATGTTGACAGGGGCTTCGAAGGCGACGTCGGTTACCCGCCGTCGTCCCTGCACGATCTGGTGCGCAAGCCGGATTCAGTTGCCGCGTACGACCGACTGACCCGTCTCGGCTGGAACGGACCGTACATCGACAGCGCCGAGAACAAGTATCTGACCGACGCCTGGGGTAATGCCTACGGCTACGATCCGGCCGCACGCCGGATAGTCTCGGGCGGGCCGGGCAACGGTGACAGCATCGTGGTCACCTTTTAA
- a CDS encoding prepilin-type N-terminal cleavage/methylation domain-containing protein, with product MYTLANRRGFTLIELVIIIVILGILAAVAIPKYQDITGEAKEASCRAALGSIRSGITIYYANQAVKNGQAAWPPIDSLANVGTVMMHGIPANPYQHPDSAADSILVGYSKGTTIGTVGGWVYNDSTGEIWPNTNDIGEANW from the coding sequence ATGTACACATTGGCAAACCGGCGGGGGTTTACGCTGATCGAGTTGGTCATCATAATCGTGATCCTCGGCATATTGGCGGCGGTCGCCATTCCGAAATACCAGGATATAACCGGCGAGGCGAAAGAAGCATCGTGTCGGGCGGCGCTGGGCAGCATCCGCTCCGGCATCACGATCTACTACGCCAACCAGGCGGTGAAGAACGGACAGGCCGCGTGGCCTCCGATCGACAGCCTCGCGAATGTCGGGACGGTCATGATGCACGGCATACCGGCAAACCCGTACCAGCATCCGGACAGCGCTGCGGATTCTATCCTTGTCGGTTACAGTAAGGGCACGACGATCGGGACGGTCGGCGGCTGGGTGTACAACGACAGCACCGGCGAAATCTGGCCGAACACGAACGATATCGGCGAAGCCAACTGGTAA
- a CDS encoding type II secretion system F family protein — protein MPARQYKYEAYNRAGEVRTGKLTARDESQVEQHLAEQDLMPISISTVNRRSFQPSLGFLGASAYEQLIMFTNSLATMQRSGVPLLRALSIIRIGKENGHFNRVIDSLRLGVESGRPLSQSMEEHPEVFSRVYVASVAAGEESGRLEHTLDELSAMLEKEMELSRQIKQATRYPLIVLTVIGLAFIVMMTFVVPRFVEFYSAFDAQLPGPTRALIAFSELITSYWAYGLGLLIAAALVFRRWLATDSGRARFDSFMLHIPIIGNLIVKGNVARFALMFRILFQAGIPLVKTLEILASTVKNTQIGEEIQRLSELFRKGRDINSVKGLFRWFPELSLHMMDIGMESGSLDRMMQQVGAHYSQETMYRSRQLTSILEPLLTLVLGAFVLVMALAIFLPMWSLIKVFQG, from the coding sequence ATGCCGGCACGGCAGTATAAGTACGAAGCCTACAACCGGGCCGGCGAGGTTCGGACGGGTAAGTTGACGGCGCGCGATGAATCGCAGGTCGAGCAGCACCTGGCCGAACAGGACCTGATGCCGATCAGCATCAGCACCGTCAACCGGCGATCATTCCAGCCGTCGCTGGGGTTTCTCGGGGCTTCGGCCTACGAGCAGCTCATCATGTTCACCAACTCGCTGGCGACCATGCAGCGTTCCGGCGTCCCGCTTCTGCGGGCTCTGAGCATCATCAGGATCGGCAAAGAAAACGGCCACTTCAATCGGGTCATCGATTCCCTGAGGCTCGGGGTGGAATCGGGCCGTCCGTTGTCACAGTCCATGGAGGAACACCCGGAGGTATTCTCCCGCGTGTACGTTGCATCGGTCGCCGCCGGCGAAGAATCGGGTCGCCTCGAGCATACGCTCGACGAGTTGTCGGCGATGCTCGAAAAGGAAATGGAACTCAGCCGTCAGATAAAGCAGGCGACCCGTTATCCGCTTATCGTGCTCACCGTGATCGGCCTCGCGTTCATCGTCATGATGACGTTTGTCGTGCCCCGATTTGTCGAGTTTTATTCGGCGTTCGACGCGCAGCTGCCCGGTCCGACCCGAGCGCTTATCGCGTTCAGCGAGTTGATCACCTCTTACTGGGCATACGGGCTTGGTTTGCTTATCGCCGCCGCCCTCGTGTTCCGCCGCTGGCTGGCGACCGATTCCGGCCGCGCCCGGTTCGACAGCTTCATGCTGCACATCCCGATCATCGGCAACCTGATCGTCAAGGGCAATGTCGCCCGGTTCGCGCTGATGTTTAGGATACTGTTTCAGGCGGGAATCCCGCTGGTCAAGACGCTGGAGATCCTTGCCTCGACGGTGAAAAACACGCAAATCGGAGAGGAAATCCAGAGGCTGTCAGAGCTGTTTCGCAAAGGCCGTGACATCAATTCGGTCAAAGGGCTGTTCCGCTGGTTTCCCGAGCTGTCACTGCACATGATGGACATCGGGATGGAGTCGGGTTCGCTCGACCGGATGATGCAGCAGGTTGGCGCTCACTACTCGCAGGAGACCATGTACCGGTCCCGTCAGTTGACGTCAATCCTCGAACCCCTGCTGACGCTGGTGCTGGGAGCCTTTGTCCTCGTCATGGCGCTGGCCATCTTCCTGCCAATGTGGAGCTTAATCAAGGTATTCCAGGGGTAG
- a CDS encoding ATPase, T2SS/T4P/T4SS family, with translation MIRKKLGELLIERGLVTQDQLDEALRQQRVSSQRLGTLLVQLGHVSEDQLTDVVSERLGIPRVSLSAMVIDPQVIQRLPVETARRYSLIPIFVIGNTMTLAMADPLNIIAIDEIKYQTGLDVKRAIATESEIKEAIEEYYSVADSLQEIVSSHAAQELTVGREAAVELNEEADSPIIRLVNLIISKAIRDRASDVHIEPDEKSVRIRYRVSGVMREEASPPKSMQNEVISRIKIAANLDVSEKRLPQDGRFLMNTESGPVDLRVSTLPTIHGEKIVIRILDRRNLFMTLHQLGIEEQLEQEWMSLITKPEGLILISGPTSSGKTSTLYTTLQQINSVEKNIVTVEDPVEYSLPLVNQVQINEKAGLSFPSTLRSILRQNPDVIMIGEIRDRETAQMAVRSSLTGHLVFSTIHTNDAPSAVTRLLDMGIEDYLVATALKGVLAQRLVRVNCPNCAETYTPSPGVLSRANIPPDLLSGMTFKRGVGCNQCKLTGFQHQVGVFELIRVTPTISEMILGGISINRIRDQAVHSGYVPLFEAGLAKVRAGLVCLEELLKETSHVEELPVMEQAMQMGYSNAGTAV, from the coding sequence ATGATCCGCAAGAAACTGGGCGAGCTGCTTATTGAACGAGGGCTGGTCACGCAGGACCAGCTTGATGAGGCGTTACGCCAGCAACGTGTTTCCAGTCAGCGCCTGGGGACTCTGTTGGTGCAGCTTGGCCATGTCTCGGAAGATCAACTGACCGACGTCGTGTCCGAGCGGCTCGGTATCCCCCGTGTTTCGCTGTCGGCGATGGTTATCGATCCGCAGGTGATCCAGCGGCTGCCGGTCGAAACGGCCCGGCGCTACTCCCTGATCCCCATTTTCGTTATCGGGAATACGATGACGCTGGCGATGGCCGATCCGCTGAACATAATCGCCATAGACGAAATCAAGTATCAGACCGGCCTGGACGTCAAACGTGCGATCGCCACGGAATCTGAGATCAAGGAGGCGATCGAGGAGTACTATTCGGTCGCGGACTCGCTGCAGGAGATCGTATCGAGTCACGCGGCGCAGGAGTTGACGGTTGGTCGGGAAGCCGCGGTGGAGCTCAACGAGGAGGCCGACAGCCCGATCATTCGCCTGGTCAACCTGATCATATCCAAGGCGATTCGCGACCGCGCCAGCGACGTGCATATCGAACCGGACGAGAAAAGCGTACGCATCCGTTACCGGGTGAGCGGCGTCATGCGCGAGGAGGCCTCGCCGCCGAAGTCCATGCAAAACGAGGTGATTTCACGGATCAAGATCGCGGCCAACCTCGACGTTTCCGAGAAGCGCCTTCCGCAGGACGGGCGCTTTCTGATGAACACGGAAAGCGGGCCGGTAGACCTGCGCGTATCGACGCTGCCGACGATTCACGGAGAAAAGATCGTGATTCGCATCCTCGACCGACGCAATCTGTTCATGACCCTGCACCAGCTCGGCATCGAGGAACAGCTCGAACAGGAATGGATGAGCCTGATCACCAAGCCGGAGGGTTTGATCCTGATCTCGGGGCCGACCTCGAGCGGCAAAACGTCCACGCTGTACACGACGCTGCAGCAGATCAACTCGGTGGAGAAAAACATCGTGACGGTCGAGGACCCGGTGGAGTACTCGTTGCCTCTGGTCAATCAGGTGCAGATCAACGAAAAAGCCGGTCTGTCGTTTCCGTCGACCCTGCGATCGATCCTCCGCCAGAATCCCGATGTCATCATGATCGGGGAGATTCGGGATCGGGAGACGGCGCAGATGGCGGTACGATCGTCCCTGACCGGTCATCTGGTCTTCTCGACCATTCACACCAACGACGCGCCATCGGCCGTCACGCGACTGCTGGATATGGGCATCGAGGACTACCTCGTCGCGACCGCGCTGAAGGGCGTGCTGGCCCAGCGCCTCGTTCGGGTCAATTGCCCGAATTGCGCCGAGACATACACACCGTCGCCGGGCGTTCTCTCCCGCGCCAACATCCCGCCCGACCTGCTGTCGGGCATGACGTTCAAGCGCGGCGTCGGCTGCAACCAGTGCAAACTGACCGGCTTCCAGCACCAGGTCGGCGTTTTCGAGCTCATTCGTGTGACGCCGACAATCTCCGAGATGATTCTCGGCGGCATATCGATCAACCGAATACGAGACCAGGCCGTGCACTCGGGCTACGTGCCGCTGTTTGAGGCGGGACTCGCCAAAGTTCGGGCAGGACTCGTCTGCCTCGAAGAACTGCTCAAAGAAACGTCGCACGTCGAAGAACTGCCGGTAATGGAACAGGCAATGCAGATGGGTTACAGTAATGCCGGCACGGCAGTATAA
- a CDS encoding zinc-ribbon domain-containing protein, translating into MESGFEPRVLICCDCGEEFVFTAGAQEYFAERGFSEDPKRCKACHTLYKKNQRLPQPQPTDAAYQQPDLLSPE; encoded by the coding sequence ATGGAAAGCGGGTTCGAACCGCGGGTTCTGATCTGCTGCGATTGTGGTGAGGAGTTCGTCTTTACCGCCGGCGCACAGGAGTATTTCGCCGAGCGGGGCTTCTCCGAGGATCCGAAGCGCTGTAAAGCTTGTCACACCCTGTACAAGAAAAACCAGCGCCTCCCCCAGCCGCAACCGACCGACGCAGCATATCAACAACCGGATCTGCTGAGTCCAGAGTAA
- a CDS encoding M6 family metalloprotease domain-containing protein translates to MKRIAKNFCGIALVALSATALILPQYAAAMPPHERLYEQQAAGKVSLPPVVVDQAALHERGICTGDDDVMRRFLLQQAADRRADGVAQDASAGPFHILALLVDFSDHTASVAPSYFDSMLFSTSGSTVRSYYDEVSYSQIDLITVSTNEPSDLGWLRAPETYDYYVNDQNGMGSYPQNSQGLVDDLVDMVNPTVDFSNYDNDGDGYVDVLLVIHSGTGAEYAGGTTDIWSHKWGLPFLKTADGVIISSYTVQPEFWQSPGDMTIGVYCHELGHGFGLPDLYDVDYTSQGIGKWGLMAGGSWNGSLGNSPAHPSAWCRVQMGVSTPVTVSTNMINQSIGAVESGGSILKLTPYGAAADEYFLIENRQRTGFDFGLPSSGLLIWHVHESAPSSYGSNSYEWYPGQPSGNHFVVALEQADGLFELENTSGSTFAASDAGDPFPGSSKRYLFGDTGTVNASSYYNDTVTSMIANINDTTSAPAITADLVVGLASDIGDDDPVTLPNSVVLAQNYPNPFNPSTVIAFSISVAADVTLEVFNVLGQRVTTLLDGPVTAGEHQVIWDGTETDGQSVASGIYFYRLTVESNEREVKKMVLVR, encoded by the coding sequence ATGAAACGCATCGCTAAGAACTTCTGTGGGATCGCGCTGGTCGCACTGTCGGCGACCGCACTGATATTGCCTCAATACGCGGCGGCCATGCCGCCGCACGAACGGCTGTACGAACAGCAGGCGGCCGGAAAGGTGTCGCTGCCGCCGGTCGTGGTCGATCAGGCCGCGCTGCACGAACGCGGTATCTGCACGGGCGACGACGACGTCATGCGCCGGTTTCTGCTGCAGCAGGCGGCCGATCGGCGGGCCGACGGTGTCGCACAGGATGCCTCCGCCGGGCCGTTCCATATTCTGGCGCTTTTGGTCGACTTCTCCGACCACACCGCCTCCGTGGCGCCGTCGTACTTCGATTCCATGCTGTTCAGCACCTCCGGATCGACCGTTCGGTCCTATTACGATGAGGTTTCATACAGCCAGATCGATCTGATCACGGTCAGCACCAACGAACCCAGTGATCTCGGCTGGCTGCGTGCACCGGAAACGTACGACTATTACGTGAATGACCAGAACGGCATGGGGTCGTATCCGCAGAATTCGCAGGGCCTGGTAGACGACCTGGTCGACATGGTGAACCCCACGGTTGACTTCTCCAACTACGACAACGACGGTGACGGGTACGTCGACGTGCTGCTGGTCATTCACAGCGGCACGGGCGCAGAGTACGCCGGTGGCACAACCGACATCTGGTCGCACAAATGGGGACTGCCGTTTCTGAAGACCGCCGACGGCGTGATTATCAGCAGCTATACGGTCCAGCCGGAGTTCTGGCAGTCGCCCGGCGACATGACGATCGGCGTGTACTGCCACGAGCTCGGTCACGGATTCGGGCTGCCGGATCTGTACGATGTTGATTACACCTCGCAGGGCATCGGCAAGTGGGGTTTGATGGCGGGCGGCAGCTGGAACGGTTCGCTGGGCAATTCGCCCGCGCATCCGAGCGCATGGTGCCGTGTGCAAATGGGAGTCAGCACGCCGGTGACCGTCAGCACGAACATGATCAACCAGTCAATCGGCGCGGTCGAAAGCGGCGGATCGATTCTTAAGCTGACCCCGTATGGCGCGGCCGCCGACGAGTACTTCCTGATAGAGAATCGCCAGCGTACCGGTTTCGACTTCGGCCTGCCGTCCTCGGGCCTCCTCATCTGGCACGTGCATGAGAGCGCTCCGAGTTCGTACGGCAGTAACAGCTATGAATGGTATCCGGGACAGCCGTCCGGCAACCACTTCGTCGTGGCGCTGGAGCAGGCCGACGGGCTTTTTGAACTCGAGAATACGTCAGGTTCAACATTCGCGGCTTCAGATGCCGGTGATCCGTTTCCCGGCTCCAGTAAACGGTATCTGTTTGGTGATACTGGTACCGTTAATGCATCTTCGTACTACAATGACACCGTCACTTCCATGATAGCAAACATCAATGATACCACAAGCGCACCGGCAATTACGGCGGATCTGGTTGTCGGTCTGGCCTCCGATATCGGCGACGACGATCCTGTGACGCTTCCGAACTCGGTCGTACTGGCGCAGAACTACCCGAATCCGTTCAACCCAAGCACGGTGATCGCGTTCAGCATCAGTGTGGCAGCCGATGTCACGCTGGAGGTATTCAATGTCCTGGGACAGCGCGTGACGACGCTTTTGGACGGTCCGGTAACGGCCGGTGAGCACCAGGTGATCTGGGACGGGACCGAAACCGACGGGCAATCGGTAGCATCGGGGATTTACTTTTACCGGCTTACGGTAGAGAGCAACGAACGCGAGGTCAAAAAGATGGTTCTGGTGCGCTGA